GAAAACGAAAGATGTCGAACTAATACAGTAACATGGCAGTACAACCGCACTTCACTAAATTACTGTCACGATGAAATAGAATGTAAAGACCACGTCACACAAAGCTGAATGGCACACGACTTTCTCTGGCTCATCGTCAGTTCATGCTGTATGTAGACATCACAGTTCAGCCTCGAGATCCTACACAGAAGAATAGAATAAATCACATGGACATCAATTATGAGTAAAACACATGCAAAAAATAAATATGAACATATTTCGTACCTCTAGCAATTTAGCGCATTTACGTCGATTGTGACCAGGATTCTTGCAATAGCCACAGATATTCTGTGATCTTGACTTCTTTGTCTTTGCCTGCAGCCTTTTCTTCGGTGCACCTCGGCCTGGCACATGCACGGGATCCAAAACCTTATCAACTTTCTCCGAGTGCGGCATCAACGGGCCAAACCTAATGATGTTATGTTGAGCATTAGTTGACTCCTTGCTGTCAGCTTGTTCAAAACTTGATTGCTTGCCATGATGTTGTGCTTCCAAAAGCATCTTTAGACGGTGATAGTCCTCATCAGAGTGGCTTGCCTTGAAACTTGCGGCGTGACTACAATTCCGCAACTCGCGGTACCTCTGCAGGCTTACCGAATAGTCATACATCTGGTTTTTTCTGGTAGGTGCACTACAAGAGAATTGAGATAGTGTGACGAAAATCCTCGTGACGGTGGTGGAAAACGTCACACAAATACCTAATGTGTGATGTTTTGTAGGTGGCGTCACCGATCACCATGAATCGGTGACGGTTAACGTCACAAAATCGCCTCGGCGGTTGAGTGCCACCGGTCTGCCAATTTCTATGACGGGTTAGTAATTTCCCCGACGAATCAACTAGAGTCACCGAATATTACGAATGTGTGCAATGATACTTTTTTTGTCATGTAATGTGTTCCAGTGGTTCCTGCCATAGTTGCTTCACTGGTTATTGAGAGGTAGGACCCGCATACCATTGTTGGCAGTAGGACCCACCATACTATTTTTTTCACAGTCAACTGAGCATTGTAATTATTTTGTTCCATTGCCCGGGGAAAACCTTATTTTGTTCCATCTAATATGAAGACACAGTGGCCAGGTAAGAAAAAACTTGATCCATGCATTCGTGAGTTGATGTTAGTTCGTTCTAtcacaaaaataaaaataaaaatattttataaGTTAACAAGAAAAAGTTTGGTAGAGGGAGTTTGAACCCCAGGACCACTATGGTCTCCCTCTAACGACGTTGCTAATAGGCTAGAGTTTAGAGAGTACTAATGTAAGTTGTGCTAAAATATATATAAGGAACCcgcaaaaaaataaaattatatGGTCATGGACTATATCGATCGGTTCCTCTGTTCTAGCTGGCGCCAGGCACGGCATGGCACGGTTCAGTTCCCGCTAGCAGCTGTTCtaactttttttctttttgagcaGCAGCTGTTCGTAACTTCGTATGTGACGGGCGTACCATAGGTCCATATAGCCCATAGCGCAGCAAGCCCAGCAAAACGTTCTTTCCTTAATTTTCTATACGTGGGCAAGGCCTGAAGCTAGCTCAACTGGGCATATAAGCAGCGACCTTTTTTTCCTTCGTCCACCGTCTCCTCCCAGAGCGAAACCCTATCTATCTGATCTCGTTTTCTTTCGCTCGTGTGGCGGCGGCGATAGATCGGAGGAAACCAAGCGCGACGACGGCGGCAGGAGTAGCTGCTCTCCGCCCTCTCCCGTAGGGTACCTTGAGGGCCCCCTTCCGCGGAAGCTGCCAGTGGCGTCGGGGCTCTCCATGGCGCGCAGCGGTGGACCCAGCGTGCGCCGCGGCCGGACCAGCCTGGTCGCGCGGCGGTGGCCCGACCTGTGTGCGTGACGTGAGTTCTCAGTGTGAGTGCCTGCATCCGTGCGTCTCCGATCCATCTCGTGTGATTGAAAGGACTGAACTCTCACTCGGTGGTTCCACTCGTCCATACACTTCTCAATTCCATCGGAGCAAATGAGGGAGAGGAGGAGTCATGGTGATGTGGGTACTGGCATGGCTTCCTTGAGCGGAACACCGGATTAGCCTATGACACCCACCTCATCTCCTTCGTCAGGGACTACCGCCACAGAGTATGATGATTAACTAATGAGTCGGGCCATAGTTGTCTGACCTTCTGCAGTACATCGCGTTGACCCTCTGTTTTTCTTCTTTTTGGGTTATGTCCATCAGATCGACATGGATCACAGACCACAGGGGCAAGGGGGAGTTCCGCAGGTGGACCGTGAAGCTCGACCAGCAACCTATGTTAACTAACATCTGTACAACGCTAAACTCTCTGCTCCCAGTTTAGATGAACCACTTCGTGCGGAGATTGTTTCAGATATCAGTTTTGTTATGTTACTCCATGTTAGTGATTTCTTATTGGTCAATCGTGAGATGCTTACATAGTACTCCCCCAGTATTTGCTAGGTTAGATAGTATGGAAGCTAGTTTATACATGTTACTAAGTTGAAAATTGTAAACTGAATTGTACCTGTTCCGATTTATCTTTTAGATAAATTATTATGAGAACCTAGATAGTACATGTGAAATGAGTTAGTAATTAAATAGTTAGCTGCAGTAAAATATTTTCATTATGCTGATGCTCCCACagtgttgttgttattgttgagGGAGTGAATAGATTCGCAAGTGAATTGCTGTTGAACTGCAGTGGGACTTTTATGAGAAATTCGACATGATTTTGGCAAATTACTAATGGAGAACTAACTTACTAAACTCATTTGTGGAAATCTGAAGTGTTACTGACTATATGTTAATGCAGATTACTATCCAAGCAAGCAGATACTACAACTAAAGATCAAAGTCTAGACGCGCTTTTTATTCGGCCTATGACCATAGCATAATTGTAAGTAATTTATTTTCCGATGGAAGTGTCTTATTAATCACACTTCCAGTCAATGTGTCCCCGTCAAACTAATAATTCAATGTGTCCCATGGACAATAGCTGAGCTATGCTAAAGTTGTTCATGCTTTTTGTCGAATATTCCCCTTTTTGCGCCATTTTAATTTGTGAAGGAGTGCCTACTACAAATGCAAATTTGTTTCTCTCGGGATTTCAAACATTCAGTTGAGCTATTATTTACGTGTGTCCTCTTAATTTCAATAGTTCTATTCTATTACTTTATGATGTATTGATAAGTGTTTGTTCCAATCTTATATCTCATATTACTTTTTATGCTCACAAAAACATGTTGAGTTCTTATCATATCACTTATTAGGGAAGTACTAACATGTCTTGTTTTTTTAAGATTCCAACCTACAGCTCCGAGTTATAACATGCATGTTGTTCTTTGTTGTAAAGGTGGATGGTTTTCTGTAACTCAATTCATACTGCTATATTTATGTCTTTGTTTCGAATAGGCTAATTCAGAAGTCATTTTTCAAGAAGTTGATATGGACAAAGGAAGATCAGAACAACTCTAGTCGCCTTCAAGAAGAGAAGAGGCATCCAACAAAGGCTCCAAGTTTTGATGAAGGTGTGAGCTAAGAGTCACACCAACAAGGTCTCTATTGATGTCACCCAAAATTAAAAGATGTTGTATTGGATGATTATGGAGCTTGGGTTATTTTGGATGGGGCATGTAAGTGTGATGTGTAATATGCATGCTATTTAGAGACCCTGGCTTGTAATGTGCTGTGAAAAATGGTCAATGGAAAGATGGGCTTAAAAATACCACAACCCCACAATACATTTTGAACCAGaccaaacaaaaataaaaatagaggAAAAAATTACAAATAAAATAGTTCTTAAAAAGGCTAGTAGGAAATGACAACGTCTCCATAAAAATGGGTGGGCTCGATTAGCCACTATTGGGTTGCAAATTGGCTATGGCCCATCAAAAAATTAGATACACAAATAGAAAATAAGCTGAATTATTGGGCTTAGCCCATTTGGAAACCCAGTGAGCATTAGCCCGCCAAATATCTAGTGACGACAACTACGTCACCGAAGGTCCCATATCCGGTGACGTTTTTTGTGCGCCGCGTCACAGGGAATAATCTGTGACGGGGATTCCGTGATGATGCTGGTGACGCGTGAAAAATGTCACATGTGAGTATTTTGTGACGTTTTTAGCTATTACATGACATTTTTAGCTCGTCATAGTAGGTCTGATCTCTTGTAGTGGTGCGTATGCACATTTTGCATTCATAGTCCACCTAGTGGGAACGCAACAACTGGGCAGAATTGTTTGTTTTAAAATCCCCAATATGTAAAAAATGTGGGAACATGGTGTGCCTGCGCATTCCAGCTTACGGCAAGAACAACTCACCCTGTGCAAAAGACCTCCTTGCTCTTCAATGGTGCACTCCAAACTTTTTATCCATTCTTTCCTGCTTGGACACAACATAAGTGGAATCTTCTGATCCATCTAGTATCTCTCTGATCTGACATTTGCTGACAGCATCTATGCTCCATAAGACCATCTTAAAGACACTAGGTGTGAAAACTGTTGCGGCGTGTTTCTCAAGCGGCGAAGCATTTTCCTCTGTAAATGGAACGGACTGCAAGGCTTCGACGTCTTGGAGAGCTTCGTTAATCCGTCGCGACGCAAGGCAACGCTCATAGTGCTCTAGCATTTCAAACAACGACATCTTACCCTCAAGATGCGTATGTAGCACAGAGTTCAAGCTCTCACTCCTCTGATTGCTGCTCAATCCTAGGAAACAACGCCCCTCAAGATATGGAGCACACCACAACTTTCTCATCTGATACATCTGATGCAGCCAAGACTCCTCACTGGTTACTTTATTCCGTTGTAAGAAGTGTATCCATTCTATCTCATGCTCTTCAATGGAAGAAGTATCATAAATGAAAGATCTGAATTCCTCCTTTACGTCGTCATCATGCAGATGGCGTACAATGTTCTGCTGAATGTGCCATATACATAGTCTATGGTTTGAATCTGGCCAGACCACCCTGATTTCTCTCTGCATTGCAAGGTCCCCATCTGTGATCACAGATATCGGATGCTTCTGTGCCATGCAATCAGAAAAGGTCTGCAACATCCACTCGTATGCCTGGCTTGTTTCATGAGAAATTATACCACAGCCAAAAATAACAGTGTTGCGGTGGTGATTCAACCCGACAAACGGCACGAATGGCAGATTGTATTTGTTGGTTCTGTATGTGCTATTGAAAACAATGACGTCTCCGAAAGCCTCGTAGTCAAGTCGCGATTGACTATCAGCCCAGAACAGTCCCTTCAGATGGCCATGCTCGTCTACCAAGTACTTGAAGAAAAAATCCACATCTCTCTCTCGCCTCGCCATCATGTGCATGATCACCGTATTAGCATCACCGCCACTGATTGTCTCCTGCTTATTAGCATGGCAGAAATTATAAATGTCCCTCTTTATGCATCCAACCTTATCAAATCCACCGTATTGAAAGCACAAAATATCCATAATACGGTATTTGCGGATCCCACATTTTTCCTTGTCCGCAATGTCCGCTTTCTGCTCATCGCTAATTCGTCTGTGCGAACGCAGCAGACAAGAAAGATCCCGTGGGGCTAGAAGATGGTTGCTCATCGCTGAAATCCTTGACAAACCACCGACCGGTTTCCTCCTGTCTCGTAATGACCAATTTAGCATTACACCCAACACGAGTTAAACTTCGTGGCCTCCTCTTCCTATCTTCCATCTTTCTTTTCATGTGCTTCTCTTCGCGAAACCCTTGACGACTACACACAATTTTCCTTAAAATTATGTATTTGTTGGATCCATCCCACTCAACGTAGCTTCTCCTCACACTAAAACCTTTTTCAAGAGCATATTTGTTGTAGAATTCATAGCCTTCAGCCTCACTATCAAACATCTTGCTGACAACATTTAGATACTCGAACATACTCTCATCACTTGCATACGCCATGTCTTCCTGCATATGACATGTGAGGGAAACCAATCGTCAACATCTTTCTGTTTATCAATGTTGTAGGTGTAAAATAGCTCATAGGCAAAGACAAGTGCATGGAAAAGACTTTGCTCGTTTGACATGTGAGGGAAACCAATCATCAACGCCCAACAAGTACTATCCTAGCATGGATGATGACTCTAATAAACTCAAGTTTAATTCCCCGCAAGATCGGACGGCTAATAAAAATCAGACGTGATCAGAGATGTAAGTACTGCTAAATTGAATTGCATGCACTAGGGAAACTTAAATCGATGATGACTAAACAAATCTAAGTAGGAAGTGCAGGCTACGAATCAAAGTAAGTTGAGATTCAGGCGATTCATACCTTAAGATGCAAGTTCGGAAGCGATGGGATCAGTGGGGGGCTTTCTCCtataccgccgccgccgtcgccaccgACACTACCGCCGCAGATGTCACGCCTTATTCTTCTTCCTGCCGCCGACCACGTCTTTTATAGTGAAAGGGACCAGGAGGAGGACGAGAACGACGCCGACGACGGTGAATTGGTTCCTCTCGCCGGGCTCGTCGGACAGAAGGAAGAGGACGAGAAGGAGGACTTGACCGAGCTACTAGATCTAGACGTGGTTCTGGTCGTGGACGTGATCGGTTGAAAAAAAAAATTTACCCTGGACTATTATGCCCTTCTCTGATTAAACTAATTAAGTTAATTCATTTTTAATCCCCCACAGATCGGACGGCTAATAAAAATCGAAGGGGTAAGTACTTGAAAGTACTCCCAGTACCGCCCCAATCACCGTAAAAGGGCTCTAGAACATAATATGGCACATGATGGCAGGCAGAGGCAGAGGCAGAGGCAGAGGCAGTACATATGAAACAAACAGACCAGAGGATCATCAATGGGTAAACATAACTAGTACAGAGGCATGACAGACAACACTTTTTATATTTTTCAGAGGGGTAAAAAGGCATGCCTGTTAGTACATGAGATCGGGAAGCACGTAATTAAGCAGTTTGCAAATCACCAAGTTGCTAAGCATTTCGCAAACCCTCGGTGGAGGCATCCGGGGGTGCATAATCCGACAGAGAAGCATCGGATCCGACGAAATCCATCCGCGCAGAAAAGGATGACGGGACGCGGGCACCAAAATCCACCGCACGCGCAGCAGACCAGAGGATCATCACCATCACAAGAAAAACAGAGGCGACGGTACGGTACACTAGGGGAGGATGGCGGAGCTGCACACACACCAACTTTCACCTGCCGCTCTACTGGGCCCTAGCTGTCATTGTTTCTCCTCCTTCTAGACGGCTTCCTCTCAATGCCCCTGTGGGTCCACGTCTTCAATAGATTCTCTTAGCGCTGGGGACGGCATATCGAGCGCGACGAGAGGGCTCCCCGTTTTGGTTTTCATTTGTTTcgttttcttcttttctttttggcgtttccatgcaaaaaaaaataaaaaatcatCAATTCCGCACGAAACTCATTTCGAATACCTCGATGTGACAAATCCAACACGGAAATCATTTGTAGTTTGAACACGGAATTcgagagataaaacattttgcaAAAAAATTATATCAAAGAGAAAAACGGACATGTTGAACAAGGGTGCGCCACTAGTCCTTGGGTCGTAATTACTATCTTGCTAAGTTCAGTTATCATAGCTGTTCGGAATCCACACACCATCCCGACCGACGGTCATAATTTTTCTTAATATGCCCTTAGTTTATTCGAGACTTGATCGGAGAAGAATATGGTCCCTGGGTTGCCTCTATTGCAACTATGTTCCTTTTTACCTTTGAAAATTATAGAGTTACCCCATGGGCGACTTTTGAAAGGGGTACCCCTTAATCCATGATTTCAATCAAATTGACGTTGCAAAGGAGGAGGCATCAGACGAGTTAATTGGGCCAGCCCATTTTTAGTTTTGAAATTTTGTTCACATCTTAAGAAAAATGTTTTGAATTTCGAAAAATATTCATATTTTTACAAAGAATGTTCAAAGCTTCAAAAAATAATCAAAATGTCAAGTTTTGTTTACATTACATAAAATGTTTTGATTCCAAACATGGAAAAAATGatcaaaaatacaaaataaattATCCAAATTTTCAAAATTTGTCGCTTTTCCAACAATGTTccgattttttttccaaaaaatgTTCTCAGATTTCTATAACGTTTGCTACAATGCCTTGTTCCAGCATTGCAGTTGCTCGGTCGATCTCTTCAGTCCTCGGTGTAGAGATACCGTGCATTTCCCGCATGCTTCCCTGTGCTACTAATGGGTCAGTCCACTATGCTACTATTGGGTCAGTCCACTcaggaacccccccccccccccccctatgaAAGGGCGACTACTTGTCGCAATGAGCATCATATAGGAGCTCCCGCGATCGTGTCTACACAttctttttcttgcttttttACTACCATTCCAATTTTAGGGTCAGATCTTATTCCCCGCATGGGACGGGGAATAGTGATCGAACGCACCATCCCCTAATGAAACGCCTAGTATATGGGCTAGCCTATTCATGTTTCCTCCAAATTACCAGTTTCGAGAAGGTTCTACGAACTTCCCTGAAATGGTTTTTCCTTTTCAACTTTTCCTTAAAATTTTAAGTTTTTTTGTTTCTTATTCATTTATTTTACATTTTTCTTCCATTTTTCCATTTCATGAACATTTTAGAACAATAGGAACATCTTCTGAAATTTGGGAATATTTCTTAAATTGTTTAACTTTTTTCTAaattcaagaacattttctaaagTCTAGAATCGTTTTTATTATTAATAATATTTTAAAGTAAAAAACCAAATATCAAATTCATGAAAACCTTTTTTCAAATATAGGAATATacttttaaaattcatgaacattttttgaaattcataACAATTTAAGCAATATGGAAATAGTTATCaaatccatgaacattttttgaactttGAAACATGTTTTTCAAAttcctgataattttttgaaatttttaatattttttctgaaatttttgTACAGAATTTTAAAATTAAGAAAAATCTGTGAAAAGGAAAAAACTACCATACTGTTCTTTTGATTTcctttttattatttatttttctttctttttttcacAAAAAAGCAACTTTTCAGATGAAAATGATGCGCAGTCTTGAAAAAATATTTGCGCTTTTGAAATATAATGTTCTATTTTTCCAAAAATGTTCGTAGTTTTGAGATTTTGTTTGCATTCTAATAAAAAAGTTCTGACTTTCGAAAATATTTTACAAAGAGTGTTcaagtttaaaaaataaaaaaaattcaagtTTTGTTTACATTAAAAAAGTTTGGATACCAAATATTGTTCTTTTTTAGGAAAAAGAATTAAAAGTAAAAAGGAAATTATCGTATTTTCAAAATTTGTCGCATTTCCAAATATGTTCtcatttttttccaaaaaaatttcAGATTTTCTATAACATTTGCTACAATGCCTAACTTCGAGATGGATGGTTGTGGTTACGATGGTGATGATGGCTATGGAGATGAGATTGGAAACGGCGGGGGCTAGGGTTGAAAGATGGTTCTGGTGCTCTGTTTCGCGAACATTGTCACTATTGCGCCTATaatttttctttttgatttatttCTTACCAAACTACGTGTTTCCTAGTACGTGATGATTCGCTTCGATATTTCGGCTCTTTTCCCGCGGAAACACATTAAACAAAGGATTTCGTGATCTCTTGCATTCATTAGTCAGCAGTGACAATCTCAGAGCAATTTTCTCATAAATTCTAGGATTATTCATTTTAACAACGGTGTGATGAGCACAAAAATATCATTTATCAGATCATTGCTCTCCAACACGAAGAATGAATGACGAATGATAAAGAAATGGCAAAAGAGAGATTAAAAAACTAGGGTAAAAATAGTATATGTGCTTGCGATTGTGTTTTTTAATTGGCCATCACCTCTAATCTATAGGGTAGAATTCCGCTGTCTGTAGTGCAGTATGTTggttgtaacttttgcatatgatcTTGGATTGAGATGATTCAAAAAGCAAAAGCATTTGAAAGACTTTTTATGCGGAACACTTATCCATTTGAGTCCATCTTAAACACATTTTTTTTCCATGCCAAAATGTGACATCAACACAAATCCTCTACTGTGCTTATAAGGATATTACCTTGAGGAGTTAACACCTTCAGATTCCAGTTGTCCTCCGAAATATTTATCTGATTTCCATTCCCCACTCGCCATATTTATATATCCTCTTTTGGAACACTCTAAGGCCAACTCTAACAGATCCCCTAAAAATAAAGGAGGATCGGTCGAGTAAACCTTTAGTGAAGTATTTTTACTCAACTAAGTTTTGGCCGGACCTAGCCGATTCCCTAAATATAATGGGGTATTCCTTTCATTTGCATTTCATTTTTGGCAAATATAATGGAGTATTTTTTCATTTGCATTTCATTTTTGGCTACCGAAAAAATTCATTGCTTCTTTATTTCATTAAACGACATTTTAATACATTGGACTGCATATAATTCACACATTCTTCGCTACGAGAATTAAATCAAAGAAACAAGAACCACAAATAGACACTTT
This genomic window from Aegilops tauschii subsp. strangulata cultivar AL8/78 chromosome 4, Aet v6.0, whole genome shotgun sequence contains:
- the LOC109748524 gene encoding protein FAR1-RELATED SEQUENCE 5-like, producing the protein MAYASDESMFEYLNVVSKMFDSEAEGYEFYNKYALEKGFSVRRSYVERISDEQKADIADKEKCGIRKYRIMDILCFQYGGFDKVGCIKRDIYNFCHANKQETISGGDANTVIMHMMARRERDVDFFFKYLVDEHGHLKGLFWADSQSRLDYEAFGDVIVFNSTYRTNKYNLPFVPFVGLNHHRNTVIFGCGIISHETSQAYEWMLQTFSDCMAQKHPISVITDGDLAMQREIRVVWPDSNHRLCIWHIQQNIVRHLHDDDVKEEFRSFIYDTSSIEEHEIEWIHFLQRNKVTSEESWLHQMYQMRKLWCAPYLEGRCFLGLSSNQRSESLNSVLHTHLEGKMSLFEMLEHYERCLASRRINEALQDVEALQSVPFTEENASPLEKHAATVFTPSVFKMVLWSIDAVSKCQIREILDGSEDSTYVVSKQERMDKKFGVHH